A stretch of Mus musculus strain C57BL/6J chromosome 19, GRCm38.p6 C57BL/6J DNA encodes these proteins:
- the Ints5 gene encoding integrator complex subunit 5, translating into MSALCDPPGAPGPPGPAPATHGPAPLSAQELSQEIKAFLTGVDPILGHQLSAREHARCGLLLLRSLPPARAAVLDHLRGVFDESVRAHLAALEESPVAGPPHLRPPPPSHVPTGGPGLEDVVHEVQQVLCEFIRANPKAWAPVISAWSIDLMGQLSSTYSGQHQRVPHATGSLNELLQLWMGCRATRTLMDIYVQCLSALIGSCPDACVDALLDTSVQHSPHFDWVVAHIGSSFPGTIISRVLSCGLKDFCVHSGAGGGASACGNSSQPPSTDPFPGSPAIPGEKRVPKIASVVGILGHLASRHGDSIRRELLRMFHDSLAGGSGGRNGEPSLQATVPFLLQLAVMSPALLGTVSGELVDCLKPPAVLSQLQQHLQGFPREELDNMLNLAVHLVSQASGTGAYRLLQFLVDTAMPASVITTQGLAVPDTVREACDRLIQLLLLHLQKLVHHRGGSPGEGVLGPPPPPRPVPFLDALRNHVGELCGETLRLERKRFLWQHQLLGLLSVYTRPSCGPEALGHLLSRARSPEELSLATQLYAGLVVSLSGLLPLAFRSCLARVHAGTLQPPFTARFLRNLALLVGWEQQGGEGPSALGARFGESASAHLADLAPLLLHPEEEVAEAAASLLAICPFPSEALSPSQLLGLVRAGVHHFFSSLRLHGPPGVASASQLLTRLSQTSPAGLKAVLQLLVEGALHRGNTELFGGEMDGDNETLSIVSTPLASASLLDINRRHTAAVPGPGGIWSVFHAGVIGRGLKPPKIVQSRNHQEVIYNTQSLVSLLVHCCSASGNSEREGCWGAPTLSPEAAKAVAVTLVESVCPDAAGAELAWPPEDHARATVERDLRIGRRFREQPLLFELLKLVAAAPPALCYCSVLLRGLLAALLSHWEASRHPDTTHSPWHLEASCILVAVMAEGSLLPPALGNMHEVFSQLAPFEVRLLLLSVWGFLREHGPLPQKFIFQSERGRFIRDFAREGGAEGGPHLSVLHSVLHRNIDRLGLFSGRFQAPPPSTLLRQGT; encoded by the exons ATGTCCGCGTTGTGCGACCCTCCCGGGGCCCCAGGGCCACCCGGGCCTGCCCCCGCCACCCACGGTCCCGCGCCTCTCAG TGCTCAGGAGCTGTCCCAAGAAATCAAGGCTTTTTTGACCGGTGTAGACCCTATTCTGGGCCACCAGCTCTCAGCTCGTGAACATGCTCGATGTGGTCTTCTCTTGCTCCGTTCTTTGCCACCTGCTCGGGCTGCTGTGTTGGACCACTTGAGAGGTGTTTTTGATGAGAGTGTCCGGGCCCACCTAGCTGCCCTAGAAGAAAGTCCTGTGGCTGGTCCACCTCACCTCCGTCCACCTCCACCATCCCATGTCCCTACTGGTGGACCTGGCTTAGAGGATGTGGTGCATGAAGTGCAGCAGGTGCTGTGTGAGTTTATCCGGGCCAACCCAAAGGCCTGGGCACCCGTGATTAGTGCATGGTCCATTGACCTCATGGGACAACTGAGCAGCACATATTCAGGTCAGCATCAGCGTGTTCCCCATGCCACTGGCTCTCTCAATGAACTGCTGCAGCTGTGGATGGGCTGCAGGGCCACCCGCACATTAATGGACATCTATGTGCAGTGCCTCTCGGCCCTCATTGGTAGCTGCCCAGATGCATGTGTGGATGCCTTGCTAGACACTTCTGTCCAGCATTCCCCACACTTTGACTGGGTTGTGGCCCATATTGGCTCTTCTTTTCCTGGCACCATCATCTCCCGAGTCCTATCTTGTGGCCTTAAGGACTTCTGTGTCCATagtggggctggaggaggagctAGTGCTTGTGGAAACTCTTCTCAACCCCCCTCTACAGACCCCTTCCCTGGATCTCCTGCCATCCCTGGGGAAAAACGGGTACCCAAGATTGCCTCAGTTGTAGGCATCCTAGGGCACCTGGCTTCCCGCCATGGAGACAGCATCCGACGGGAACTGTTGCGCATGTTTCATGATAGTTTGGCAGGGGGTTCTGGGGGCCGGAATGGAGAGCCCTCTCTTCAGGCCACAGTTCCCTTCCTACTGCAGCTGGCAGTCATGTCACCAGCTTTGCTCGGCACAGTATCTGGAGAACTTGTGGACTGCCTCAAGCCCCCAGCAGTGCTAAGCCAGCTGCAACAACACCTGCAGGGGTTCCCCAGAGAAGAGCTAGACAACATGCTAAACCTGGCTGTGCATCTAGTGAGCCAGGCCTCTGGGACTGGTGCCTACCGCCTGCTGCAGTTCTTAGTAGACACAGCTATGCCTGCTTCAGTTATTACTACCCAGGGCCTGGCTGTGCCAGACACCGTGAGAGAGGCCTGTGACCGGCTGATCCAGCTGCTATTGCTACATCTACAAAAACTAGTTCATCATCGGGGAGGGTCTCCTGGAGAAGGGGTGCTgggcccacccccacctcctcgtCCAGTGCCCTTTCTTGATGCATTACGAAACCATGTTGGAGAACTGTGTGGAGAGACATTACGGCTAGAACGGAAGCGCTTCCTCTGGCAACACCAGCTCCTGGGCCTACTGTCTGTCTATACACGACCTAGCTGTGGACCTGAGGCCTTGGGTCATCTACTGAGCAGAGCCAGAAGCCCTGAAGAGTTGAGTTTGGCAACCCAGCTATATGCAGGGCTAGTGGTCAGTCTCTCTGGCCTTCTTCCCCTGGCCTTCCGAAGCTGCCTGGCTCGAGTGCATGCAGGGACTTTACAGCCTCCCTTCACAGCCCGGTTTCTTCGAAATTTGGCCTTGTTGGTGGGGTGGGAGCAGCAGGGTGGTGAGGGCCCTTCAGCCTTAGGGGCCCGGTTTGGGGAGTCTGCCTCAGCTCACCTGGCTGATCTGGCTCCTCTCCTACTACACCCAGAGGAGGAAGTAGCTGAAGCTGCTGCCTCCCTCCTTGCAATATGTCCCTTTCCTTCTGAAGCCCTGTCCCCTTCCCAACTATTGGGACTAGTGAGAGCTGGAGTACACCACTTCTTCTCTTCTCTAAGGCTGCATGGCCCTCCTGGTGTGGCTTCAGCCTCTCAGCTTCTTACCCGCCTTTCTCAGACTTCCCCAGCTGGGCTCAAGGCTGTCCTACAGCTGCTTGTAGAGGGAGCCTTACATCGGGGCAACACAGAACTATTTGGAGGGGAAATGGATGGAGACAATGAGACCCTCTCAATTGTCTCAACCCCTTTGGCTTCTGCCTCATTGTTGGACATTAACCGGAGGCATACTGCAGCAGTGCCGGGTCCTGGAGGGATCTGGTCAGTTTTCCATGCTGGAGTTATCGGCCGTGGCTTAAAGCCACCTAAAATTGTTCAATCTCGAAACCATCAAGAAGTGATCTATAACACCCAGAGCCTCGTTAGCCTCCTAGTGCACTGCTGCAGCGCATCAGGGAACAGCGAGCGTGAGGGTTGCTGGGGGGCTCCCACCCTGAGCCCAGAGGCAGCCAAAGCAGTTGCGGTGACCTTAGTGGAGAGCGTGTGTCCTGATGCAGCTGGTGCTGAGCTGGCCTGGCCCCCAGAGGATCATGCACGAGCCACCGTGGAGCGGGATCTCCGAATTGGTAGGCGCTTCCGGGAACAACCTCTGCTGTTTGAGCTTTTGAAGCTGGTAGCAGCTGCTCCCCCAGCCCTGTGCTACTGCTCCGTGCTGCTGCGGGGGCTGCTGGCTGCCCTCTTGAGCCATTGGGAAGCCTCTCGACACCCTGATACAACCCACTCCCCCTGGCATCTGGAGGCATCCTGTATCCTGGTGGCTGTCATGGCTGAGGGAAGCCTCTTGCCACCAGCCCTGGGTAATATGCACGAGGTATTTAGCCAACTGGCACCTTTTGAAGTGCGTCTGTTGCTGCTTAGTGTCTGGGGTTTTCTTCGGGAGCATGGGCCCTTGCCCCAGAAGTTCATCTTCCAGTCTGAACGTGGCCGCTTCATCCGGGACTTTGCCAGGGAGGGTGGAGCTGAAGGAGGACCACATCTGTCTGTGCTGCACAGTGTCCTCCACCGCAACATCGATCGCCTGGGGCTCTTCTCTGGCCGCTTTCAAGCACCTCCGCCATCCACTCTGCTTCGGCAGGGGACTTGA